In Labrus mixtus chromosome 13, fLabMix1.1, whole genome shotgun sequence, a single genomic region encodes these proteins:
- the agpat3 gene encoding 1-acyl-sn-glycerol-3-phosphate acyltransferase gamma: MAPLTYLKSLFILQLLMGFVFVVSGLIINFIQLCTCILWPINKQLYRRINCRLSYSLWSQLVMLLEWWSGTDCTLYTEQSTVDMFGKEHVIVILNHNFEIDFLCGWTMCERFGILGSSKVLAKHELLKVPLIGWTWYFLEIVFCKRKWEEDRKTVFRGLTRLKDYPECMWFLLYCEGTRFTETKHQISMQVAESKGLPQLKYHLLPRTKGFTTTLSCLKGTVSAVYDVTLNFKDNQTPTLLGIVNGKQYKADMSVRRFPVEDIPDDEKECANWLHKLYQEKDALQEYYNKEGKFPGPTIIPRRRLWTLLNFLFWATLLLSPLINFACGVVVSGSPLLIIGFIIFLFIASIAIRRLIGVTEVKKTGSSYGNQGAKKQN, translated from the exons ATGGCTCCACTAACCTACCTAAAGAGCCTCTTCATCCTGCAGTTGCTAATgggctttgtgtttgtggtgaGTGGTCTCATCATAAACTTCATTCAGCTCTGCACCTGTATTCTCTGGCCAATCAACAAGCAGCTCTATCGCAGAATCAACTGCCggctctcttactctctctggAGTC aGCTGGTGATGCTGCTGGAATGGTGGTCCGGCACAGATTGCACCCTCTACACTGAACAATCTACAGTGGACATGTTTGGCAAAGAGCATGTCATTGTCATCCTGAACCACAACTTTGAGATCGACTTCCTGTGTGGCTGGACCATGTGTGAACGATTTGGTATCTTAGGG AGTTCAAAAGTGCTAGCCAAACACGAGCTTCTGAAagttcctctgattggctggaccTGGTACTTCTTAGAAATCGTGTTTTGCAAAAGAAAGTGGGAGGAGGACCGAAAGACTGTCTTTAGAGGATTGACCAGGCTCAAAGATTATCCTGAATGTATGTGG TTTCTGTTGTACTGTGAGGGGACCCGCTTTACAGAGACAAAGCACCAAATCAGCATGCAGGTTGCAGAGAGTAAAGGCCTGCCCCAGCTCAAATACCACCTGCTGCCCCGAACAAAAGGATTCACCACCACACTATCGTGTCTTAAGGGCACAG TTTCTGCCGTGTATGATGTGACTCTCAACTTCAAAGACAACCAAACTCCTACTCTTTTGGGTATTGTCAATGGCAAGCAATACAAAGCTGACATGAGTGTAAG GCGGTTCCCTGTGGAGGATATACCAGATGATGAGAAAGAGTGCGCAAATTGGCTGCACAAGCTCTACCAGGAGAAG GATGCTTTGCAGGAATATTACAACAAGGAAGGCAAGTTCCCTGGACCCACAATCATCCCACGTCGCAGACTTTGGACGCTATTGAACTTCCTCTTTTGGGCCACCCTGCTCCTTTCACCGCTCATCAACTTTGCTTGTGGAGTTGTAGTTAGTGGCTCCCCCCTCCTCATTATTGGCTTtatcatcttcctcttcattG cctcCATAGCTATCCGTCGACTCATAGGGGTCACAGAGGTGAAGAAAACAGGTTCCAGTTACGGCAACCAGGGCGCCAAGAAACAAAACTGA
- the LOC132987223 gene encoding olfactory receptor 13D1-like gives MKDNFSAITMFTLSGVSGTTNYRVTLFVLTFLCYCVIWLVNMTIIVVTIVDKNLHQPMYIFLCNLCINGLYGTAGFYPRFLKDLLSTANIISYTGCLLQGFVLHSSACTDFSILALMAYDRYVAICRPLAYHSVMTKQRICVLVFFAWIIPFYLLLMSTITTSTSRLCGSHIPKIYCINFLVGKLACSAPISMIIMPAFNYTFYFCHVLFVVWSYIYLIKTCLKSQENRSKFMQTCMPHLFCLIIVVVSLLFDLLYMRYGSKELPQSLQNFMSIEFLVIPPIINPLIYGLKLTQIRNRVQQILFGKRVNT, from the coding sequence ATGAAGGACAATTTTTCTGCAATCACAATGTTTACTCTCTCAGGGGTAAGTGGCACAACAAACTACAGAGTCACCCTCTTTGTTCTTACTTttttgtgttactgtgtgaTATGGCTTGTAAATATGACCATAATTGTCGTAACCATTGTGGATAAAAACCTTCATCAACCCATGTATATCTTCCTCTGCAATTTGTGCATCAATGGTCTTTATGGAACTGCAGGCTTTTACCCCAGATTTCTCAAGGATCTTCTGTCTACAGCTAATATTATATCGTATACGGGGTGCCTCCTGCAGGGTTTTGTTTTGCACTCTTCAGCTTGTACTGATTTTTCTATTTTAGCTCTAATGGCCTATGACCGATATGTGGCTATATGTCGGCCTCTGGCATACCACTCAGTGATGACTAAACAAAGAatctgtgtgcttgtgttttttgcttGGATTATTCCTTTTTATCTGTTGCTCATGAGCACAATCACAACGTCGACGTCAAGGTTATGTGGCTCACACATACCGAAGATCTACTGTATTAATTTTTTGGTTGGTAAACTAGCCTGTTCTGCCCCCATATCAATGATCATTATGCCAGCTTTTAactatactttttatttttgccatgttctttttgttgtttggtctTATATTTATCTGATCAAAACATGCCttaaatcacaagagaacagaAGTAAGTTCATGCAAACATGTATGccacatttattctgtttaattattGTTGTTGTATCCTTGCTTTTTGACTTGCTGTACATGCGATATGGCTCAAAAGAGTTACCACAAAGTCTACAAAACTTTATGTCAATAGAATTTCTTGTTATTCCTCCAATTATCAATCCACTGATATATGGTTTGAAATTAACGCAAATAAGGAACAGAGTTCAGCAAATATTGTTTGGTAAACGTGTCAATACTTAG